In the genome of Equus quagga isolate Etosha38 unplaced genomic scaffold, UCLA_HA_Equagga_1.0 108655_RagTag, whole genome shotgun sequence, the window CCCGGCCTTCTGTCCCAGCTGGCTCATGCCATCCGCCTGCTCCTGGAGTACACAGACTCAAACTATGAGGAAAAGAAGTACACGATGGGGGACGGTAGGGCAATCTTGTGGAGTCCCGACTTCTGCCCAACTCCTACAGACTTTGTAACAGGCCCCCCTTGCCCTGGCCGCCAGGTGCTCACCTCTGTTGCCCTCCGCAGCTGGAGCAGGGCCGGCGCCTTCCCCTCCCCTTTGAGGGTGCAGCTCTCCTTCCAAGGCAGGACAAGGGAGGGGATTGCTGGACCCCCTTTCTCAGTATCTGGATGGGTTCCCCTTAGGGTTGCCTAACCCTGTGTGAGCCTTACTCATGTCGGTTCCAGAGCCTCATTAGTGTTCTTTCCCCCCAACCTGGACTGTGAGACTTAGTGGGTCAGATTCCAGATCCCCTGAAAGTCCCCCCAGGAACGTGGGTTGGACTCTGGGGAGGTTTGTGTCACTCATCTTTCTCCACCACAGCTCCCGACTACGACAGAAGCCAGTGGCTGAGTGAGAAATTCAAGCTGGGCCTGGACTTCCCCAATGTAGGTGCAGGGTATGGGGGTGCTGTGGGGGCGAGTGAGAGGTCCTCTTCTCCGTCTCCTGTCCCAGCTTCCAGGTGTCAGGACCTGGTGCCTTCTGCTCGGCCTCTGAGCTCCCTGGTTCTCTTCACTGCTTTCCCATGATGCTCTATGTCCCAGCTCAtcattcattttacaatataATTATTTAGTGCTTACCAGGGCCCAGGAGCTGTGGGTGCAGGTTTCATGTCACCCTTGCTcaagggagggggagcaggggggCCTGGTGGCCCAAGCGACCTGCCCCTGTTGTCCTTCCAGCTGCCTTACTTAATTGATGGGGCCCACAAGATCACCCAGAGCAACGCCATCCTTCGCTACATTGCTCGCAAGCACAACCTGTGTGAGTGGGCTGGGGGTGTGATGCAGGGGACTGGTGGCCATGCCCTGGGCTTGGCTGGGGTGGGATGTTGAGGGAGGGTCTGTGTTGTGTGGCCATAGgtggggagacagaagaggagaagattcGTGTGGACATTTTGGAGAATGAGGTTATGGACACCCGCATGGCGCTGGCCAGGCTCTGCTACAACCCTGACTTTGTGAGTCCCATCCCAGTGGGCTGGTTTGGGCAAGCTTTTGATAAGGAGGGAAGACTCCTGTGTCGTGTGTATACTAGTTCTATTTGCCAATTGAAATCCTTGGAGCTGCTGATCTACCAACCTGGTCCCTATGCTGCCAGTAGAGTGACCCTCATAACCTcaaatttcattaaatgaaaaCTGTCAGTTCCCACCAATCTTAGGATAGAGTCCAGAATCTCTAGAGGGGAAATTAGTTCCTTGACAGTGTGTTTCCTTGTTAGCCCAGCGCTATCTCCTTAACACCCTCAGACATCAGCACATTAGCCCAGTAGGCAGTTCAGGgtcagccacagggcctttgaacctctccctccttccatccagCCTCTCAAATTCTCCTCATTTGTCTGGAATCAGCTCAAGTGTCTATTGTTATGTCACCCACCTGCTAGACCTTAAGACTTCTTTCCCTGAGTGATTTTAGTTCTTTGCATCTTTGATTCTGCTCGACATGAGTCCAGAGCTCTGCCAGGTTCTCACAGCACTCCTGGGTTGTCCCATGGAGGGTGGTTGGAGATGAGTGGTGACAGCTGCAGGGACAGTGTGGCATTGCTTTCTGCCTTCCCATTGCCTCTCACAGCTGGGGGGTGGTCCCCAACAGGAGTCTAATGACCACAGAGTGGATTAAATCATAGCCTGGGCACCCACCCAGCGATATAGTCTAGGGGGACATGGCTGCTCACCTCTGGCAGCATGGGGTCATGCGCAGCCCTGGGGAGGCCTGTCCCCTTGCCCAGGGCCTCTGTGTCTGAGGGTGGTAACAGCTGTTTTGTGCCTCAGGAGAAACTGAAGCCTGAGTACTTGGAGGCGCTCCCTGAAACAATGAAGCTCTTCTCACAGTTTCTGGGGAAGAGGCCTTGGTTTGCAGGGGACAAGGTAAGGAGGAAGGCTGTGGATGGGGAGTTGCCCTTCCTTCAAGTTTCAGAGATTGGTGCCCATTCATGCTTGGCCTCTCTGCAGCTCACCTATGTGGATTTCCTGGCTTATGACATCCTTGATCTTCACCGCATATTCGAGCCCAAGTGCCTGGATGCCTTCTCTAACCTCAAGGACTTCATCACCCGCTTAGAGGTGACTCCCCGGATcctccttctatttctttcacttttgttttttcctcttatctCTGATGTTTTCCTTGTCCTGGagctatcataaagaaaaacTAGGATTCCTCGAGGAATTCTTTTACTCTAGAATTTGTGCTCACATGTTACATATATTGGGTGAAATTTAATCTTTACGGCATTCCTACATGGCAGAGTTATCACCTCCTTTTTG includes:
- the LOC124232715 gene encoding glutathione S-transferase Mu 1-like, which gives rise to LLSQLAHAIRLLLEYTDSNYEEKKYTMGDAPDYDRSQWLSEKFKLGLDFPNLPYLIDGAHKITQSNAILRYIARKHNLCGETEEEKIRVDILENEVMDTRMALARLCYNPDFEKLKPEYLEALPETMKLFSQFLGKRPWFAGDKLTYVDFLAYDILDLHRIFEPKCLDAFSNLKDFITRLEVTPRILLLFLSLLFFPLISDVFLVLELS